In one Coprothermobacter sp. genomic region, the following are encoded:
- a CDS encoding alpha/beta hydrolase codes for MASTLVDGITLAYVDEGSGDPVVLLHGWGGQAASMTPLILGLRDKYRVLAFDLPGFGGSSPPPVPWGASEYAAFVERAVTSLGITRATYVGHSFGGRIAIWLAAHVPESVQALVLIDAAGIKPPTTLRRHARQLFYKVAKTVLRLPILGARGPALQERLAMRFGSADYKAMTGVMRASMVRTVNLDLTVYLKAVSAPTLLLWGERDTETPMADGRKMERLIRGSRLIAVAGAGHFSYLDSPAFVNAVVGAFLHGTREGATG; via the coding sequence GTGGCCAGTACGCTCGTCGACGGCATCACGCTCGCTTATGTAGACGAAGGGTCTGGAGACCCCGTTGTGCTGTTGCACGGCTGGGGCGGCCAGGCGGCCAGTATGACACCGCTCATCCTGGGACTGCGGGACAAGTACCGGGTTCTTGCTTTCGACCTTCCCGGTTTCGGTGGCAGCAGTCCTCCTCCGGTTCCGTGGGGGGCGTCCGAATACGCTGCCTTCGTCGAGAGGGCAGTGACGTCTCTTGGAATTACGCGCGCGACCTACGTCGGACACTCGTTTGGCGGCCGCATTGCCATATGGCTCGCAGCGCACGTTCCTGAATCCGTCCAGGCTCTCGTCCTCATCGATGCCGCCGGCATCAAACCGCCGACAACGCTTAGGCGGCACGCACGGCAGCTCTTCTACAAGGTCGCCAAGACAGTCCTGCGCCTTCCGATTCTTGGGGCTCGGGGGCCCGCGCTGCAGGAGCGCCTTGCCATGCGATTCGGAAGTGCCGACTACAAGGCGATGACCGGCGTGATGAGGGCATCCATGGTGAGGACCGTCAATCTCGACCTCACCGTATACTTGAAGGCTGTCAGTGCACCGACGCTGCTTCTGTGGGGGGAAAGGGACACCGAAACGCCCATGGCCGATGGACGGAAGATGGAACGGCTGATCAGGGGGTCGCGGCTTATTGCCGTTGCAGGTGCGGGTCACTTTAGCTACCTGGACAGCCCGGCATTTGTGAATGCCGTGGTCGGCGCATTCCTCCATGGAACGCGAGAAGGAGCGACAGGATGA
- a CDS encoding UDP-N-acetylmuramoyl-tripeptide--D-alanyl-D-alanine ligase codes for MRGLAALLSVLAVGTALALALARLVYLLHMLQLEEYDPRRFVRWVLVHIDRLAANPMLDLLGLLGAVVLFLHPLSASSTAIACSLSIAVGLGGLLWERRLGARSPVKKALVMTPRARRLLVCTAILSTGMCLVPLAGQARLALAIAWLLPMLAPVILVASRTIMEPVEASIRDWYVRDARRTLAGFNPTVVGITGSYGKTSTKFFTAHLLESRYRVLMTPESYNTAMGICRVIRGQLGPEHEVFVVELAENERGGFEHLLSLVPCSISIVTSVGLQHLEEFGSEAVIRRVLQGFVSMPGSGPTVILNGDDPVLADVESVHGKRLLRASAGGSLSSDLHAENIVMGADGLSFDIVTRQDERFACHTMLLGRHNVENILLAVTVARELGVSWNAIQDGVATLQAPPHRLQLMAGPGGVRIIDDAFNSNPAGFATAMEVLAAFPSRRILVTPGLVSLGGAEDATNIEAGRQAAGAADTVVLVGPKKTRPVREGLLSAGFLETSILTARSLEEVTVLMRSLLTSGDTVMFENDLPDTYNE; via the coding sequence ATGAGAGGTTTGGCCGCGCTCCTTTCGGTCCTGGCCGTCGGTACTGCCCTCGCTCTTGCCTTGGCAAGACTCGTCTATCTTCTTCACATGCTGCAGCTCGAGGAATACGATCCTCGGCGCTTCGTCCGCTGGGTTCTCGTCCACATCGACCGGCTGGCTGCCAACCCCATGCTTGACCTCCTTGGCCTCCTTGGGGCCGTTGTGTTGTTCCTACACCCTCTATCGGCATCGTCGACCGCCATCGCTTGCAGCCTGTCGATAGCTGTTGGCCTGGGGGGACTCCTGTGGGAACGCCGTCTCGGGGCACGGAGTCCAGTGAAGAAGGCTCTTGTCATGACTCCGCGCGCGCGACGCCTGCTGGTTTGTACTGCGATCCTCAGTACAGGGATGTGCTTGGTACCGCTTGCTGGACAGGCAAGACTCGCTCTTGCGATAGCCTGGCTTCTGCCGATGCTGGCCCCTGTTATTCTGGTTGCCAGCCGCACGATCATGGAGCCTGTGGAGGCGTCGATACGAGACTGGTACGTGAGAGATGCCCGCAGGACCCTTGCCGGGTTCAATCCAACTGTTGTCGGCATCACCGGAAGCTATGGCAAGACGAGCACCAAATTCTTCACGGCGCACCTGCTCGAGTCACGTTATCGTGTTCTGATGACGCCGGAGAGCTACAACACCGCCATGGGCATCTGCCGGGTCATTCGCGGACAGCTCGGCCCTGAACACGAGGTGTTCGTGGTGGAGCTGGCCGAGAACGAAAGGGGTGGATTTGAGCATCTTCTCAGTCTGGTCCCCTGTAGCATTTCGATCGTGACGTCGGTCGGTCTGCAGCACCTCGAGGAGTTTGGCTCCGAGGCAGTCATCCGGCGTGTCCTTCAGGGATTCGTCAGCATGCCCGGGAGTGGACCAACGGTCATCCTGAATGGCGATGACCCTGTCCTGGCAGATGTCGAGAGTGTGCACGGGAAGAGACTCCTGAGAGCAAGCGCAGGCGGATCGTTGTCATCCGACTTGCATGCCGAGAACATCGTGATGGGCGCCGACGGTCTGTCCTTCGATATCGTGACGCGTCAAGATGAGCGATTCGCGTGCCACACGATGCTGCTCGGCCGGCATAACGTCGAGAACATCTTGCTTGCGGTCACAGTGGCGCGTGAACTGGGTGTATCCTGGAACGCCATTCAGGATGGTGTCGCAACACTGCAGGCGCCTCCTCATCGGCTACAGTTGATGGCTGGCCCCGGCGGCGTGCGCATCATCGATGATGCCTTCAACTCGAATCCTGCCGGGTTTGCCACGGCGATGGAGGTCCTGGCCGCTTTTCCTTCGCGACGAATCCTCGTTACCCCCGGGCTGGTATCGCTGGGTGGTGCGGAGGACGCCACGAACATCGAGGCAGGCAGGCAGGCGGCTGGAGCGGCTGACACAGTGGTCCTTGTGGGCCCGAAGAAGACTCGGCCGGTGCGCGAAGGACTGCTGTCGGCTGGTTTCCTGGAGACGAGCATCCTCACGGCTCGTTCCCTCGAGGAGGTCACGGTGCTTATGCGAAGTCTGCTGACATCCGGTGACACGGTGATGTTCGAGAACGACCTCCCTGATACCTACAATGAGTGA
- a CDS encoding dCTP deaminase, which produces MGIKSDVWIAAHALDGMIEPFAADCPKGVVSYGVSSYGYDMRVADEFKVFTNVFNAIVDPKAFTGQSFVDMKGDSCIIPPNSFALARSLEYFRIPRDVLCLVIGKSTYARAGIIVNVTPLEPEWEGFVTIEISNTTPLPVKVYANEGIAQVLFMGADDLCGISYKDKKGKYQNQTGIWLPRVE; this is translated from the coding sequence ATGGGAATCAAGTCTGATGTGTGGATCGCGGCTCATGCACTGGATGGCATGATCGAACCGTTCGCAGCAGACTGTCCCAAGGGCGTCGTCTCGTATGGGGTGTCGTCTTATGGATACGACATGCGTGTGGCGGACGAATTCAAGGTCTTCACCAATGTCTTCAATGCCATCGTCGATCCGAAGGCGTTCACCGGGCAAAGCTTCGTGGACATGAAGGGAGACTCCTGCATCATCCCGCCGAACTCCTTCGCGCTCGCACGCAGTCTCGAGTACTTCCGGATTCCCCGGGATGTCTTGTGTCTTGTCATTGGCAAGAGCACATATGCTCGAGCGGGCATCATCGTCAACGTGACGCCGCTTGAGCCCGAATGGGAAGGCTTCGTGACCATCGAGATCAGTAACACGACGCCGCTCCCCGTCAAAGTCTATGCCAACGAGGGGATTGCCCAGGTTCTCTTCATGGGAGCCGACGATCTGTGCGGCATCTCCTATAAGGACAAGAAGGGAAAGTACCAGAACCAGACAGGCATCTGGTTGCCGAGGGTGGAGTAG
- a CDS encoding LacI family transcriptional regulator, whose translation MREIARKLGVSTSTVSRAFSKPEMVRSELRERILKMARELDYKPNRIARAMVLGQSDLIGLVVPDITNPFFPAIVRGVEDEARKHGLNLIVCNSDGHVAKEKQYLHSLHDLTVAGIIVASASRRDAYVAELAADVPVVVMDRRLSGSLVSQVNADNYGGSKAVVDYLAGLGHRKLLYLSGSPMISTAEDRLRGFRDQCRLHDIDFDVVRAGFGIDDGYGAMKQAWPMMDGTTGIVCANDLCAFGALARLAELGIPVPERISVTGFDDIAFARIFSPSLTTVRQPTYEMGRLAVRAILDMRRGHASQQLVVLPTELVVRDSTALRNASVQPSSARAL comes from the coding sequence ATGAGGGAAATCGCGCGGAAGCTCGGTGTCTCTACAAGCACAGTGTCGCGGGCGTTCTCGAAGCCGGAGATGGTGCGATCGGAGCTGCGTGAGCGCATTCTGAAGATGGCCAGGGAGTTGGACTACAAGCCCAATCGTATTGCACGCGCTATGGTCCTTGGCCAATCCGATCTCATTGGTCTTGTGGTTCCTGACATTACCAACCCATTCTTTCCAGCTATCGTGCGCGGCGTGGAGGATGAAGCACGCAAGCATGGCCTGAACCTCATCGTCTGCAATAGCGACGGTCATGTGGCCAAGGAGAAACAGTACCTGCATTCTCTGCATGATCTGACTGTGGCAGGAATCATCGTGGCCAGCGCTTCCCGAAGAGATGCGTATGTGGCAGAGCTGGCGGCAGATGTTCCCGTTGTTGTCATGGACCGTAGACTCTCCGGTTCCCTGGTTTCACAGGTGAATGCCGACAACTACGGTGGGAGCAAGGCTGTGGTCGACTACCTGGCGGGGCTGGGGCACCGCAAGCTGCTCTATCTTTCGGGCTCTCCAATGATCTCTACAGCTGAGGACAGGCTCCGAGGGTTTCGTGACCAGTGCCGCCTTCACGATATCGACTTTGATGTCGTGCGTGCGGGTTTTGGGATCGACGACGGCTACGGAGCCATGAAGCAGGCCTGGCCCATGATGGACGGAACGACGGGTATTGTCTGTGCCAATGACTTGTGTGCATTTGGCGCTCTGGCGAGACTTGCCGAATTGGGTATCCCGGTGCCGGAGAGGATATCGGTGACTGGTTTTGACGACATCGCGTTTGCGAGGATCTTCAGTCCGTCGCTCACGACGGTGCGACAACCCACCTATGAGATGGGACGACTGGCAGTGAGAGCGATCCTCGACATGAGACGCGGTCATGCGTCACAGCAGCTGGTGGTTCTCCCGACGGAGCTTGTAGTCCGGGATTCGACGGCTCTCCGGAATGCTTCTGTGCAGCCTTCTTCGGCAAGGGCGTTGTAG
- a CDS encoding ribokinase: MVISFGSINMDLVVRCDRAPDQGETIVSTGWLTNPGGKGANQAVQAARLKAETVLVGRVGSDAFGRDVMNGLSAYGVDVGRVMVDPVLPTGVACILVERGGENRIVVVPGANGAVGAAELETLEGLLQPGVVLLLQCEIPFAVVREAAHMAHLRGATVILDPSPWESLTLTPGVFADVDYLMPNEGEARALAGTTGLKEAAAVLLGLGARTVVVKRGEKGVFAVGAFESPEVPAFSVVPVDTTAAGDSFQGAFAASLDLGFDPDTALCRGMAAGALTVTRPGAQQSMPDEVEVTAFLEARLHRGDHLPKQHI; the protein is encoded by the coding sequence ATGGTCATATCATTCGGTAGCATCAACATGGATCTCGTTGTCCGCTGCGACCGTGCGCCGGACCAGGGTGAGACCATTGTCTCTACTGGATGGCTTACGAACCCGGGTGGTAAAGGTGCGAACCAGGCGGTACAGGCTGCCCGGCTGAAAGCGGAGACTGTGCTGGTTGGGCGGGTGGGATCAGACGCCTTTGGGCGGGACGTGATGAATGGGTTGTCGGCCTACGGAGTGGACGTTGGCCGCGTCATGGTGGATCCGGTCTTGCCGACGGGGGTTGCGTGCATTTTGGTAGAAAGAGGCGGCGAGAATCGCATTGTGGTCGTCCCGGGTGCCAACGGTGCCGTCGGCGCTGCCGAACTCGAGACGCTGGAGGGTTTGCTGCAGCCCGGGGTCGTTCTTCTGCTGCAGTGCGAAATCCCGTTTGCGGTTGTTCGGGAGGCTGCTCATATGGCGCACCTGAGAGGAGCTACCGTCATCCTCGATCCTTCGCCCTGGGAGTCCCTCACATTGACGCCAGGAGTATTCGCCGATGTGGACTACCTCATGCCGAACGAGGGTGAGGCCCGAGCGCTTGCCGGAACAACCGGTCTCAAAGAGGCCGCAGCAGTCCTGCTTGGCCTGGGCGCACGGACCGTCGTCGTGAAGCGGGGAGAAAAGGGTGTATTTGCGGTTGGCGCATTCGAGAGCCCCGAGGTGCCCGCGTTTTCGGTGGTACCGGTCGATACGACGGCTGCGGGTGATTCTTTCCAGGGAGCATTTGCCGCGTCGCTGGACCTGGGGTTTGACCCCGACACGGCACTCTGCCGGGGGATGGCGGCGGGAGCGCTTACGGTAACGCGGCCGGGTGCTCAGCAATCGATGCCGGATGAAGTGGAAGTCACTGCGTTTCTTGAGGCAAGGCTGCACAGGGGAGACCACCTCCCAAAGCAGCACATCTGA
- a CDS encoding BMP family ABC transporter substrate-binding protein, producing MKRMLCTLLALMMISLSFAGCKPTVTGPKTDKLVYLINGALGDNAFYDSGQKGIDNIKAQYGVETRTIECNFDAGKYEPGLEAATQYSDVVFVISYAFEDALKAMADKYPDKIFVNIDTIVQNSKSTITSIKYVEEESAFLAGVCAGLTTTDMSIKNINADKVVGVVAAADDPVVMAFVKAYEDGVHYIDKAIKVERVVLAGIWDDPAKGKQAALSLYDKKCDVVFQVAAATGLGVLQAAKERGLYAIGVDTNQNDIEPGYVIASDIKDVGATIEDVYKTIKDGTYKPGQVVKYGLKTGTVDLATEATVQVLPQSILDRIGEVRQQIIDGTLAVTKYQ from the coding sequence ATGAAGAGAATGCTGTGTACGCTGCTCGCACTTATGATGATTAGCCTGTCATTTGCCGGCTGCAAGCCGACAGTGACTGGTCCCAAGACCGACAAGCTCGTCTACCTTATCAATGGAGCTCTTGGCGACAATGCGTTCTACGATTCCGGCCAGAAAGGGATCGACAACATCAAGGCACAGTATGGTGTGGAGACAAGGACGATTGAGTGCAACTTCGACGCAGGCAAGTACGAACCCGGCCTCGAAGCAGCCACACAGTACAGCGATGTCGTGTTCGTCATTTCCTATGCGTTCGAGGATGCTCTGAAGGCGATGGCCGACAAGTACCCGGACAAGATCTTCGTCAACATTGACACGATTGTGCAGAACAGCAAGAGCACGATAACGTCCATCAAATATGTCGAAGAAGAGAGTGCGTTCCTGGCGGGCGTCTGTGCCGGTCTTACGACCACAGACATGAGCATCAAGAATATCAACGCCGACAAGGTCGTCGGCGTGGTCGCCGCAGCGGATGATCCCGTCGTGATGGCTTTTGTGAAGGCCTATGAGGATGGCGTCCACTACATCGACAAGGCCATCAAGGTCGAGCGCGTCGTGCTCGCCGGTATCTGGGACGACCCGGCCAAAGGCAAGCAGGCCGCTCTCAGCCTCTATGACAAGAAGTGCGATGTTGTGTTCCAGGTTGCCGCCGCCACGGGTCTGGGCGTGTTGCAGGCAGCCAAGGAGCGTGGCCTGTACGCAATCGGCGTCGACACGAATCAGAACGATATCGAGCCCGGCTACGTCATCGCGTCGGACATCAAGGACGTGGGCGCGACCATCGAAGACGTCTACAAGACGATCAAGGATGGTACCTACAAGCCGGGGCAAGTCGTGAAGTATGGGCTGAAGACTGGAACTGTCGATCTGGCAACCGAGGCGACGGTGCAAGTTCTTCCGCAGAGCATTCTCGATCGCATCGGCGAAGTCCGTCAGCAGATCATCGACGGCACGCTCGCCGTCACCAAGTACCAGTAG
- a CDS encoding ABC transporter ATP-binding protein: MFVARDVLIDLQHITKVFPPDTVALSDVSVSFESGEIHALVGENGAGKSTLMKVFYGLERRDAGNIFFRGARVEFRTPREAISAGIGMVHQEILLIPEYTVWQNIVLGAEPVRAFGTIDADRAREAVRQKIEEFQFNLEPDALVGDISVAARQKVEILKLLYRNVSVLVLDEPTAVLTPQEIPQLFAELARLRDKGHTIIFISHRLDEVLTLSDRVTVMRRGKVVGTSAASELTKEDLARQMVGREVLFTSRRQPQEPGEIVFRARGLNCRDPEHCARLHDATVEVRAGEIVGVAGVEGNGQFELVNAIMGLAPMTSGTLEVKGKDIAHADILTRRMLMAFVPQDRGKMGASVAASILEDAIMTHHILDPRFRTWRGLGLNYRHAAEFVDQIRDQFAVSMGHSSDAFSSLSGGNQQKVILGRELLLETPFVLMDQPTRGLDVGSIEYVHQLLLDLRSKKRAVLLVSADLDELFMVADRIVVMCQGAVVADLATDETSREEVGYYMLGGKEAVHAETGS; the protein is encoded by the coding sequence CTGTTCGTGGCACGTGACGTCCTGATCGACCTGCAGCACATCACCAAGGTGTTTCCTCCGGACACCGTCGCACTCTCTGACGTGTCGGTATCGTTCGAATCCGGCGAGATCCACGCGCTGGTCGGAGAGAACGGAGCCGGGAAGAGCACACTCATGAAGGTGTTCTATGGCCTCGAGCGCCGAGACGCAGGGAACATTTTCTTCAGGGGTGCCAGGGTCGAATTCAGGACGCCACGTGAAGCGATTTCCGCCGGGATAGGTATGGTGCACCAGGAGATCCTGCTCATTCCAGAGTACACGGTATGGCAGAACATCGTCCTGGGCGCCGAGCCTGTCCGCGCTTTCGGGACAATCGATGCTGACAGGGCGCGTGAAGCAGTGCGCCAGAAGATCGAGGAGTTTCAGTTCAACTTGGAACCTGACGCTCTGGTAGGGGATATCTCGGTAGCTGCACGCCAAAAGGTCGAAATCCTCAAACTGCTCTACCGGAATGTCTCCGTGCTTGTTCTGGACGAGCCGACAGCGGTTCTGACACCCCAGGAAATCCCTCAGCTGTTCGCCGAATTGGCACGTCTCAGGGACAAAGGACACACGATCATCTTCATTTCGCACCGGCTGGACGAGGTCCTGACCTTGAGCGATCGCGTGACTGTCATGCGGCGTGGCAAGGTCGTCGGTACGTCCGCTGCATCCGAACTCACGAAAGAGGATCTGGCTCGACAGATGGTGGGCAGAGAGGTCCTGTTCACGTCGCGGCGCCAGCCTCAGGAACCCGGAGAGATCGTCTTCCGTGCGCGAGGGCTGAATTGCCGCGACCCCGAGCACTGCGCAAGACTGCATGACGCGACCGTCGAAGTGCGTGCCGGCGAGATCGTAGGGGTGGCCGGCGTCGAGGGGAATGGTCAGTTCGAGTTGGTGAATGCAATCATGGGTCTTGCCCCGATGACATCAGGAACGCTGGAGGTAAAGGGGAAGGACATCGCGCATGCCGACATCCTGACCAGACGGATGCTGATGGCGTTCGTTCCCCAGGACCGGGGGAAGATGGGCGCAAGTGTGGCGGCATCCATCCTGGAGGATGCGATTATGACACATCACATCCTTGATCCACGGTTCCGCACCTGGAGGGGACTCGGACTCAACTACCGGCATGCAGCCGAGTTTGTCGATCAGATCCGAGACCAGTTTGCCGTCAGCATGGGGCACTCGTCGGATGCGTTCAGCTCATTGTCGGGCGGCAACCAGCAGAAGGTGATTCTCGGTCGTGAACTACTGCTGGAAACGCCATTCGTCCTCATGGACCAGCCGACGCGAGGCCTGGACGTCGGTTCCATCGAGTATGTCCATCAGCTGCTTTTGGACCTGCGGAGCAAGAAACGGGCTGTCCTGCTGGTATCGGCCGACCTCGACGAACTATTCATGGTGGCCGACCGCATCGTCGTCATGTGCCAAGGCGCAGTGGTCGCAGACCTTGCCACGGATGAAACAAGTCGTGAGGAAGTGGGGTACTACATGCTCGGGGGAAAGGAAGCTGTACATGCGGAAACAGGCTCTTAG
- a CDS encoding ABC transporter permease: MRKQALSGILGVLAAFAIGALVLALQGFNPFATYGALLQYSLFSGSGFTATWTRAVPLVLTGLSASIAFASGPVNLGQPGQLVMGALGATLVGLFVHLPSAFLIPLCILASLLGGALWSGLAALLKRAFAMDEFIVTLMLNFIADYFALWVITYPLFDPSASSPMTRPINTAAWLPDLGGLSTSVLFMVLAAVVCWLVMSRGRSGYEWRMTGQNSLFARIGGCKVDANYVRVMLVTGALAGLAGGLMIMGGPHRFVKGLGANYAWDGIMIAVVANNGISGTFLYGLLFSALQQGAIGMELVTAVPSEFIDVLQAVIVLVVVAGRVSLNLVFDRLATRRKLRESRE, encoded by the coding sequence ATGCGGAAACAGGCTCTTAGCGGGATTCTTGGCGTCCTGGCGGCGTTCGCCATTGGAGCGCTTGTGCTGGCGCTTCAGGGGTTCAATCCGTTTGCGACCTATGGTGCACTGCTCCAGTACTCGTTGTTCAGTGGGTCGGGATTCACTGCCACCTGGACGCGAGCCGTACCTCTTGTTCTGACCGGGCTCTCGGCTTCGATCGCGTTTGCCTCTGGGCCCGTGAACCTTGGACAGCCGGGTCAGCTCGTCATGGGGGCCCTGGGGGCAACACTGGTCGGATTATTCGTCCATCTGCCCTCGGCATTCCTTATTCCACTCTGCATTCTGGCATCTCTTCTGGGTGGGGCGTTGTGGTCGGGTCTTGCAGCACTGCTCAAACGTGCTTTTGCCATGGATGAGTTTATTGTCACCCTCATGCTCAACTTCATCGCGGACTACTTCGCGCTGTGGGTCATTACGTACCCACTGTTTGACCCGTCTGCTTCGAGTCCCATGACCAGGCCGATCAATACCGCGGCGTGGCTGCCGGATCTGGGAGGCCTGAGCACGAGCGTCCTGTTCATGGTTCTTGCAGCAGTTGTCTGCTGGCTGGTCATGAGCAGGGGCCGCAGTGGCTACGAATGGCGCATGACCGGGCAGAACTCTCTGTTTGCACGGATCGGGGGATGCAAGGTAGATGCCAACTATGTTCGCGTCATGCTGGTCACCGGGGCTCTCGCTGGACTTGCGGGGGGGCTGATGATCATGGGTGGGCCCCATCGTTTTGTGAAGGGGCTGGGTGCGAACTATGCGTGGGATGGCATCATGATTGCAGTCGTAGCCAACAATGGCATTTCGGGGACGTTCCTCTATGGGTTGCTGTTCAGCGCGCTGCAGCAGGGCGCCATAGGCATGGAACTCGTCACTGCCGTACCCTCGGAGTTCATTGACGTGCTACAGGCAGTCATTGTGCTGGTCGTCGTCGCGGGGAGGGTTTCACTGAACCTGGTGTTCGACCGGCTGGCGACCAGGCGAAAACTAAGGGAGAGTCGCGAGTGA
- a CDS encoding ABC transporter permease, whose product MNVLFGLVSAMLVGATPILLAAIGGTFTFYAGIFNIAMEGMMLVGAFCAVLGSFFLHSWVLGILCAVAGALVMAGIFIVFAVRLHTDEFLTGIALNLFAVGLTTFLLRDIFHVKGAFTDAGIRAIPAVRLPLIDGIPFLGRLLSGYNLIIYVAVLVTVLSAFVIFRTRFGLRLRGAGYNAACLNSSGVQASTIRVWSLIVCAVCCGLAGAYLSLGSVRLFSENMSAGRGWISLAAVILVSGNPWGIGVISLLFGFFDGLTVFLQGGRIPTQFTAMIPYVATLVSLYLYSVRKRRQA is encoded by the coding sequence GTGAACGTCCTGTTCGGACTTGTCTCGGCCATGCTCGTCGGAGCCACCCCGATCCTTCTTGCAGCCATCGGCGGGACGTTCACCTTCTATGCCGGTATCTTCAACATTGCCATGGAAGGAATGATGCTGGTTGGCGCGTTCTGCGCGGTTCTCGGGTCGTTCTTCCTGCACAGCTGGGTCCTGGGCATTCTATGCGCGGTAGCCGGGGCGCTGGTCATGGCCGGCATCTTCATTGTGTTTGCCGTGAGACTCCATACGGATGAGTTCTTGACAGGCATAGCGCTGAACCTGTTTGCGGTGGGTCTGACGACATTCTTGCTGCGCGACATCTTTCACGTCAAGGGAGCCTTCACCGATGCCGGGATCCGCGCGATTCCTGCCGTAAGACTGCCGCTGATTGACGGCATCCCCTTTCTGGGCAGGCTGCTCAGCGGGTACAACCTCATTATCTATGTGGCAGTTCTGGTGACTGTGCTGTCTGCGTTCGTCATCTTCCGGACTCGTTTCGGACTGCGGCTCCGTGGCGCAGGCTACAACGCTGCATGCCTCAATTCGAGTGGCGTCCAGGCATCGACGATACGTGTCTGGTCGCTCATCGTGTGTGCCGTATGCTGCGGTCTGGCAGGCGCGTATCTCTCGCTCGGGTCAGTGCGGCTGTTTTCCGAAAACATGTCGGCAGGGCGCGGCTGGATCTCGCTGGCGGCCGTCATTCTGGTCAGCGGGAACCCCTGGGGCATTGGCGTCATCTCTCTGCTGTTTGGGTTCTTCGACGGCCTGACGGTTTTCCTGCAGGGCGGTCGGATTCCTACCCAGTTCACGGCCATGATCCCCTACGTCGCGACACTCGTTTCCCTGTATCTGTATTCCGTCCGCAAGAGGAGGCAGGCATGA
- a CDS encoding ADP-ribosylglycohydrolase family protein gives MRIKAWQAERDIRRSAVPLDRRLHPSSWCEQTAAEKGQDEVMLMLWESSVPGSGAPECLYREAAQSMENRGFDESVAVSLIPEGLHLARSGDAPALRVLTAHYLDALFAAPQDPLCSYLGFEHPAPWDDVLSRLPAAHTPQEEQPDGVEEKTLAGWVGQLAGGAFGTAIEGYTGQRISEVYGDVRSYVTDPETMNDDVVYELTLLDAFELHGRGLTSQDIAEEWLRQVPFGWSAEWVALQNLRAGLMPPESGNYRNPYSDWIGVQMRGMICGMLAPGRPLEAVRLAHLDGVVSHAANGVYGGMYAAALTALAYVRDDPRVVAVEAAGYVPRGSEYAFVLHECLDMVTRESDVSSVLAWAEQRFEQYNWIHAYPNMAADVISLWYGERDITESFALLARGGLDIDCNAGLVGTVLGAMSGVPAAWADPIGDLLETYVPGKERLSIHALAERTARLARGML, from the coding sequence ATGAGAATCAAGGCATGGCAAGCGGAACGTGACATACGGCGTTCTGCCGTTCCGCTGGATCGGCGCCTGCATCCAAGCAGCTGGTGTGAGCAGACCGCTGCCGAGAAAGGGCAGGATGAGGTGATGCTCATGTTGTGGGAGAGTTCTGTGCCGGGATCAGGCGCTCCGGAATGCCTCTATCGCGAGGCAGCCCAGTCGATGGAGAATCGGGGCTTCGACGAGAGTGTGGCGGTATCGCTTATCCCAGAAGGCTTGCACCTGGCACGCAGTGGAGATGCTCCTGCGCTTCGGGTACTCACGGCTCACTACCTTGACGCACTGTTTGCCGCGCCGCAGGATCCCTTGTGCTCTTACCTCGGGTTCGAGCACCCTGCCCCGTGGGATGATGTCCTCTCTCGTCTGCCGGCGGCTCACACGCCACAGGAGGAGCAGCCGGATGGCGTCGAGGAGAAAACGTTGGCAGGATGGGTCGGCCAGCTTGCGGGTGGTGCATTTGGAACTGCTATCGAGGGATACACAGGCCAACGCATCTCAGAGGTCTATGGCGACGTTCGTTCCTACGTGACAGATCCTGAGACGATGAATGACGACGTTGTCTACGAGCTGACGCTCCTTGACGCCTTCGAGTTACATGGACGCGGCCTCACGTCGCAGGACATTGCCGAGGAGTGGCTGCGGCAGGTACCCTTCGGCTGGTCGGCAGAGTGGGTTGCTCTCCAGAACTTGCGTGCCGGTCTCATGCCGCCCGAGTCGGGTAACTACCGCAACCCATATTCGGACTGGATTGGTGTTCAGATGCGCGGGATGATTTGCGGGATGCTGGCGCCCGGGCGTCCATTGGAGGCGGTAAGGCTTGCCCATCTCGACGGGGTCGTGTCCCACGCGGCAAACGGCGTGTATGGGGGCATGTATGCGGCAGCGCTCACGGCCCTCGCCTATGTCCGCGACGATCCGCGTGTCGTTGCGGTCGAAGCGGCGGGATATGTTCCTCGGGGGAGTGAATACGCCTTCGTTTTGCACGAGTGTCTGGACATGGTCACGCGGGAATCAGATGTCTCTTCAGTGCTTGCGTGGGCTGAACAGCGGTTTGAGCAGTACAACTGGATCCATGCCTACCCGAACATGGCGGCGGACGTCATATCACTCTGGTATGGTGAACGGGACATCACGGAATCATTTGCCCTGCTGGCCCGCGGCGGGCTCGACATTGACTGCAATGCCGGTCTTGTCGGAACGGTCCTGGGTGCGATGAGTGGAGTCCCCGCCGCATGGGCGGACCCCATCGGCGATCTGCTCGAAACATATGTTCCAGGCAAGGAACGACTTTCGATCCACGCCCTGGCGGAGCGAACGGCGCGGCTGGCTCGTGGCATGCTGTAG